The Zalophus californianus isolate mZalCal1 chromosome 8, mZalCal1.pri.v2, whole genome shotgun sequence genome has a segment encoding these proteins:
- the RRM2 gene encoding ribonucleoside-diphosphate reductase subunit M2, giving the protein MLSVRVPLATIVDPQQQQQLQLSPLKGLSLADKENTPPSLSGTRVLASKTARRIFQEPAEPKTTVLGPSVEDEPLLRENPRRFVIFPIEYHDIWQMYKKAEASFWTAEEVDLSKDIQHWESLKPEERYFISHVLAFFAASDGIVNENLVERFSQEVQITEARCFYGFQIAMENIHSEMYSLLIDTYIKDSKEREFLFNAIETMPCVKKKADWALRWIGDKEAAYGERVVAFAAVEGIFFSGSFASIFWLKKRGLMPGLTFSNELISRDEGLHCDFACLMFKHLVHKPSEQRVKEIIINAVRIEQEFLTEALPVKLIGMNCTLMKQYIEFVADRLMLELGFGKVFKVENPFDFMENISLEGKTNFFEKRVGEYQRMGVMSSPTENSFTLDADF; this is encoded by the exons ATGCTCTCCGTCCGCGTCCCGCTCGCTACCATCGTGGacccccagcagcagcagcagcttcagCTCTCGCCCCTCAAGGGGCTCAGCCTGGCGGACAAGGAGAACACG CCCCCGAGTCTCAGCGGGACCCGCGTGCTGGCCAGCAAGACCGCCAGGAGGATCTTCCAGGAGCCCGCCGAGCCG AAAACTACGGTGCTTGGCCCCAGCGTGGAGGACGAGCCACTACTGAGAGAAAACCCTCGTCGCTTTGTCATCTTCCCTATCGAGTACCATGATATTTGGCAGATGTATAAGAAAGCTGAGGCTTCCTTTTGGACAGCTGAAGAG GTGGATCTTTCCAAGGACATTCAGCACTGGGAATCCCTGAAGCCTGAGGAGAGATACTTTATATCCCACGTTCTGGCTTTCTTTGCGGCGAGTGATGGCATCGTAAATGAAAACTTG GTGGAGCGGTTTAGCCAAGAAGTTCAGATTACAGAAGCCCGCTGTTTCTATGGCTTCCAAATTGCCATGGAAAACATCCATTCTGAGATGTACAGTCTCCTCATTGACACTTACATTAAAGATTCCAAAGAAAG GGAATTTCTCTTCAACGCCATCGAGACAATGCCTTGTGTAAAGAAGAAGGCAGATTGGGCCTTGCGTTGGATTGGGGACAAAGAGGCTGCCTATG GAGAACGGGTTGTGGCTTTTGCTGCTGTGGAAGGAATCttcttttctggttcttttgCGTCGATATTCTGGCTCAAGAAACGCGGCCTGATGCCTGGCCTCACCTTTTCCAATGAACTTATTAGCAGAGATGAG GGTTTACACTGTGACTTTGCCTGCCTGATGTTCAAACACCTGGTCCACAAACCTTCCGAGCAGAGagtgaaggaaataattattaatgCCGTTCGGATAGAGCAG GAGTTCCTCACGGAGGCCTTGCCTGTGAAGCTCATTGGGATGAATTGCACTTTAATGAAGCAGTATATTGAGTTCGTGGCAGACCGACTTATGCTGGAGCTAGGTTTTGGCAAG GTTTTCAAAGTAGAAAATCCATTTGACTTTATGGAGAATATTTCACTGGAAGGGAAGACTAACTTCTTTGAGAAGAGAGTAGGCGAGTATCAGAGGATGGGAGTGATGTCAAGTCCAACAGAGAATTCTTTTACCTTGGATGCTGACttctaa